DNA from Campylobacter sp. RM5004:
CCATAAGTTTGCAAGATTTTAAGCAACATCGCCCCACGAAACTGCGCTAATTTTAAAACACTTTGAGGATTGTATGCAAAAAAGATATTTTCAACTGCTACGCTTGCACTAGGAACTTTCTTAAAAATCATTTCAAGCGCTTCATTTAATTCTAAAATATTATCAATTAATTCCTTACTTTTAAACTTAATAAGCCCTGCTTCTAAAAGAATATTTGAACTTCCATTTTTTTCAAGCAAACAATAACCGCAATATTTTGTTCCTGGGTCAAATCCTAAAATTTTCATATGTGAAATCCTTGTGAAATTTTAAATTATATTTTTCTAAAAAGCCTATTTTTACGATAAATTTCTTAATGAAATATAATTTCACATAATAAGTTTTTCATAAAAAATCTTATGAAATTTC
Protein-coding regions in this window:
- the ruvC gene encoding crossover junction endodeoxyribonuclease RuvC → MKILGFDPGTKYCGYCLLEKNGSSNILLEAGLIKFKSKELIDNILELNEALEMIFKKVPSASVAVENIFFAYNPQSVLKLAQFRGAMLLKILQTYGNFSEYTALQVKKTITGKAKAEKEQVAFMVKKLLKINKEIKPLDITDAMAVALTHSFYTKNI